A portion of the Streptomyces sp. NBC_00376 genome contains these proteins:
- a CDS encoding GlxA family transcriptional regulator, with protein MLKNVAVLLLDEVHPFELGVLCEVFGLDRSDQGLPVHDFAVVSAEGPVLRTHAGFTISTPHGLDRLDEADLIAVPAGSNFRDREYPEEVLDALRRAVDRGARVMSVCSGAYVLGAAGLLDGRRCTTHWRHAAALARRFPRAVVQPDVLYVDEGQVITSAGTAAGIDACLHLVRQAYGPDAANALARRMVVPPHRDGGQAQYIERPLPRTSCDTVGETLVWMERHLDQEMTVEQLAAQAHMSPRTFARRFQQETGTTPYRWLLRQRVLLAQHLLETSDETVDTIAGRTGFGTAAALRHQFVRSLDTTPNAYRRTFRGPTSIAGAA; from the coding sequence ATGCTGAAAAATGTCGCCGTTCTGCTGCTCGACGAGGTCCACCCCTTCGAACTGGGTGTGCTGTGCGAGGTCTTCGGACTCGACCGCAGCGATCAGGGCCTGCCGGTCCACGACTTCGCCGTGGTCTCCGCCGAGGGCCCGGTGCTGCGGACCCACGCCGGCTTCACCATCAGTACGCCGCACGGCCTCGACCGCCTGGACGAGGCCGACCTCATCGCCGTGCCGGCCGGCAGCAACTTCCGGGACCGGGAGTACCCCGAGGAGGTCCTCGACGCGCTGCGCCGGGCCGTGGACCGGGGGGCCAGGGTGATGAGCGTCTGCTCCGGCGCGTACGTGCTCGGCGCGGCCGGACTGCTGGACGGGCGCCGCTGCACCACCCACTGGCGCCACGCGGCGGCGCTGGCCCGCCGCTTCCCCCGGGCCGTCGTCCAGCCCGATGTGCTGTACGTGGACGAGGGCCAGGTCATCACCTCGGCGGGCACGGCGGCCGGGATCGACGCCTGTCTGCATCTGGTCCGGCAGGCGTACGGCCCCGACGCCGCCAACGCGCTCGCCCGCCGCATGGTGGTGCCGCCGCACCGGGACGGCGGCCAGGCGCAGTACATCGAGCGGCCGCTGCCCCGCACCTCCTGCGACACCGTCGGCGAGACGCTGGTCTGGATGGAGCGCCACCTCGACCAGGAGATGACCGTCGAGCAGCTCGCCGCCCAGGCCCACATGTCGCCGCGCACCTTCGCCCGGCGCTTCCAGCAGGAGACGGGCACCACTCCGTACCGCTGGCTGCTGCGCCAGCGGGTGCTGTTGGCGCAGCACCTGCTGGAGACATCCGATGAAACGGTGGACACGATCGCCGGGCGCACCGGTTTCGGGACCGCTGCCGCCCTGCGCCACCAGTTCGTACGCTCGTTGGACACCACACCCAATGCGTACCGCCGCACCTTCCGTGGCCCGACCTCGATCGCCGGAGCGGCCTGA
- a CDS encoding RICIN domain-containing protein, translating into MTATADGYYTVRAAGTDQCLDAVRGKKYLGAPLEVGAELSLGACSAAARTQRWQLDPGAGALTLRNAISQLSLTRRAADGAAVQTTGGTRLKAESA; encoded by the coding sequence CTGACGGCGACCGCCGACGGCTACTACACGGTGCGCGCGGCCGGGACGGACCAGTGCCTGGACGCGGTGCGCGGCAAGAAGTACCTGGGCGCTCCGCTGGAGGTCGGGGCCGAGCTGTCGCTCGGCGCTTGTTCGGCGGCGGCGCGCACCCAGCGCTGGCAACTGGACCCCGGGGCCGGGGCGCTGACCCTGCGCAACGCCATCTCGCAGCTCTCCCTGACCCGGCGGGCCGCGGACGGCGCCGCGGTCCAGACGACGGGCGGTACGCGGCTGAAGGCCGAGTCCGCCTGA
- a CDS encoding D-Ala-D-Ala carboxypeptidase family metallohydrolase, translating into MLRRIARLLLGLVMTMAFALGGAVVTAGTAQADGCYTWTRTMSPGATGNDVVQLQIRVAGYPGYNAVLAIDGSYGPATTAAVKRFQAAYGLAADGIAGPATQAKIYELQDNDCTPAHFTYAELNHCNSTWAGGAVAAGTAKANALSTMWKLEALRHALGDRPITVNSGFRSTSCNSAVGGASNSRHLYGDAADLGGIAFCTLAQQARNHGFNGILGPGYPDHNDHVHVNQGPSHFWSAPNCGI; encoded by the coding sequence ATGCTCAGACGTATCGCACGACTCCTGCTCGGTCTTGTCATGACCATGGCTTTCGCTCTGGGTGGTGCCGTGGTGACCGCCGGCACCGCACAGGCCGACGGCTGCTACACCTGGACCCGCACGATGTCCCCCGGCGCCACCGGCAACGACGTCGTCCAGCTCCAGATCCGGGTGGCCGGCTACCCCGGCTACAACGCCGTACTCGCCATCGACGGCTCCTACGGACCGGCCACCACCGCCGCCGTCAAGCGCTTCCAGGCCGCCTACGGCCTCGCCGCCGACGGCATCGCGGGCCCGGCCACCCAGGCCAAGATCTACGAGCTCCAGGACAACGACTGCACCCCGGCGCATTTCACGTACGCCGAGCTCAACCACTGCAACAGCACCTGGGCCGGTGGTGCCGTCGCTGCGGGAACCGCCAAGGCCAACGCGCTGAGCACCATGTGGAAGCTGGAAGCGCTGCGCCACGCGCTCGGTGACCGCCCCATCACCGTCAACAGCGGCTTCCGCTCCACGTCCTGCAACAGCGCGGTCGGCGGGGCGTCGAACAGCCGTCATCTGTACGGCGACGCGGCCGACCTGGGCGGGATCGCCTTCTGCACCCTGGCCCAGCAGGCCCGCAACCACGGGTTCAACGGGATCCTCGGCCCGGGATACCCGGACCACAACGACCACGTCCATGTGAACCAGGGCCCCAGCCACTTCTGGTCCGCGCCCAACTGCGGCATCTGA